One part of the Humulus lupulus chromosome 9, drHumLupu1.1, whole genome shotgun sequence genome encodes these proteins:
- the LOC133801672 gene encoding protein LIGHT-DEPENDENT SHORT HYPOCOTYLS 10-like: MSVSGDRRKESAEGSSSRSQIAIATTADQQQQQVVPAAGAAAAAAAAPLSRYESQKRRDWNTFGQYLKNQSPPVSLPQCNCNHVLDFLRYLDQFGKTKVHLHGCVFFGQPDPPAPCTCPLRQAWGSLDALIGRLRAAYEEHGGSPETNPFGNGAIRVYLREVKECQAKARGIPYKKKKKKRNSNQLKAISSHDHHHQDQPKILKQSS; the protein is encoded by the coding sequence ATGTCTGTGTCTGGAGACAGACGAAAAGAATCTGCCGAGGGCTCGTCGTCGCGATCGCAGATCGCGATCGCGACGACAGccgatcagcagcaacaacaagtAGTACCGGCTGCGGGTGCGGCCGCGGCCGCCGCCGCCGCTCCGCTAAGCCGGTACGAGTCTCAGAAGAGAAGAGACTGGAACACCTTTGGCCAGTACTTAAAGAACCAAAGCCCTCCGGTCTCTCTCCCCCAGTGCAACTGCAACCACGTCCTTGACTTCCTACGCTACCTCGACCAGTTCGGGAAGACCAAGGTTCACTTGCACGGATGCGTGTTCTTCGGGCAGCCGGACCCACCTGCGCCGTGCACGTGTCCGCTGAGGCAGGCGTGGGGGAGCCTGGACGCGCTGATCGGACGGCTGAGAGCGGCGTACGAAGAGCACGGTGGGTCGCCTGAGACGAACCCTTTCGGAAACGGAGCTATTCGGGTTTACTTACGTGAAGTGAAGGAGTGTCAAGCTAAGGCGAGAGGTATTCcttacaagaagaagaagaagaaaaggaataGCAATCAACTCAAGGCAATCAGCTCTCACGATCATCATCATCAGGATCAGCCAAAGATTTTGAAGCAGTCTTCTTAG